The Geothrix sp. genome window below encodes:
- a CDS encoding TonB-dependent receptor, translating into MSHRCFGPTLLALLAAGPAFAAAATSGQLSGRVADDQGRAVAGASLTLANPVSGYRQRVRSDARGAFAFQNVPFNTYHLDTQATGLMPSHLDVDIHSQLPLQVTVSLKPEGAVVVVEENLRLVEDHPSTHIDIDKTTIERTPAAVQSRAMESILLTTPGFIADENGRFHFRGSHGQMTYVVDGIPVSDQMHASFSNSLDPSQVESMEVITGGISAEYGGKPVVVVNLTTKSGLGTPDGFEGEASFGVSRFNTSEAGFNARGGKAAFGWFVSAAASESDRFLDPVNFDNLHNHGKTGRLFSRFDWILGSRDTLRFSLSGGRTDREVVNLASQQLRGQDQRAATSDFNASLAWAHLFSASQSLDASLFFRASRAELKPSEDLADGFTAGGHRDVPYWAKQDRSLDNLGVQVSFTQRWGQENLLKVGLQRIAFPLHERFRFALTDDAQAAGPSDPLYPYTPAGGGNLFRFEASLRPTLTSAFLQNDIHLGSFFLALGLRHDAYTVADLSDNLLQPRLGLSYRVDATGTVFRASYDRLMILREHENLALSLSQQAWDLGPYAGTPRQPLRPERQHSYSYGVEQQLGKAGRLMLEYWEKQSRNAGDNAQFLNTGLLFPVGADRGIFRGMNLRLDLVPVKGWSAYLSLGRTRAIFQAPLVGGLQLEAPEAAAGERFLIDHDQKLSVQAGLTYEHEGLTAQVIGRYDSGLVASDPAQVDGNPDYAFGAGYVQKDSEGTWRIKPRTTWNLSLGKEWAISGRRRLALGLDLLNATDERGLYNFLSTFGGTHVVPPRTLAARVKWKF; encoded by the coding sequence GTGTCGCACCGCTGTTTCGGTCCCACCCTCCTCGCCCTTCTCGCCGCCGGACCGGCGTTCGCCGCCGCGGCCACCAGCGGCCAGCTGTCGGGTCGGGTGGCCGATGACCAGGGCCGAGCCGTGGCGGGGGCCAGCCTGACCCTCGCCAATCCCGTGTCGGGCTACCGACAGCGGGTGCGAAGCGATGCCCGCGGAGCCTTCGCCTTCCAGAATGTGCCCTTCAACACCTATCACCTGGACACTCAGGCCACGGGCCTGATGCCCAGCCATCTCGATGTGGACATCCACAGTCAGCTGCCCCTCCAGGTGACCGTGAGCCTCAAGCCCGAGGGTGCCGTGGTGGTGGTGGAGGAGAACCTGCGGCTGGTGGAGGACCATCCCAGCACCCACATCGACATCGACAAGACCACCATCGAGCGCACCCCGGCGGCCGTGCAGAGCCGGGCCATGGAGAGCATCCTGCTCACCACGCCGGGTTTCATCGCTGACGAGAACGGCCGCTTCCACTTCCGGGGCAGCCACGGGCAGATGACCTATGTGGTGGATGGCATCCCCGTCTCGGATCAGATGCACGCCTCCTTCAGCAACAGCCTGGATCCCTCCCAGGTGGAGAGCATGGAGGTCATCACGGGCGGCATTTCGGCGGAGTACGGCGGCAAGCCCGTGGTGGTGGTGAACCTCACCACCAAGTCGGGGCTCGGCACCCCGGACGGGTTCGAGGGCGAGGCCTCCTTCGGCGTCTCGCGCTTCAACACTTCCGAAGCCGGGTTCAATGCGCGGGGCGGGAAGGCCGCTTTCGGCTGGTTCGTGAGTGCCGCCGCCAGCGAAAGCGACCGGTTCCTGGACCCCGTCAACTTCGACAACCTGCACAACCACGGGAAGACCGGGCGGCTCTTCTCGCGCTTCGACTGGATCCTCGGCAGCCGGGACACCCTCCGCTTCTCGCTGTCCGGGGGCCGCACGGACCGCGAGGTGGTCAATCTGGCTTCCCAGCAGCTGCGGGGCCAGGATCAGCGCGCCGCCACCTCGGACTTCAATGCGAGCCTGGCCTGGGCCCACCTGTTCAGCGCGAGCCAGAGCCTGGATGCCTCCCTGTTCTTCCGGGCCTCCCGGGCGGAGCTGAAGCCCAGCGAAGACCTGGCGGACGGCTTCACGGCGGGCGGCCACCGCGATGTCCCGTACTGGGCGAAGCAGGATCGCAGCCTGGACAACCTCGGCGTCCAGGTGTCCTTCACGCAGCGGTGGGGCCAGGAGAACCTGCTGAAGGTGGGGCTCCAGCGCATCGCCTTCCCCCTTCACGAGCGGTTCCGCTTCGCCCTCACCGACGATGCCCAGGCCGCGGGCCCCTCGGATCCTCTATACCCCTACACCCCCGCCGGCGGTGGAAACCTGTTCCGCTTCGAGGCGAGCCTGCGTCCCACGCTGACCTCGGCCTTTCTCCAGAACGACATCCACCTGGGCTCGTTCTTCCTGGCGCTGGGCCTCCGCCACGATGCCTACACCGTGGCCGACCTCTCCGACAACCTGCTGCAGCCCCGCCTGGGGTTGAGCTACCGCGTGGATGCCACGGGCACGGTCTTCCGCGCCTCCTACGACCGCCTGATGATCCTGCGGGAGCACGAGAACCTGGCCCTGTCGCTGTCCCAGCAGGCCTGGGACCTGGGGCCCTACGCGGGCACACCCCGGCAGCCCCTGCGGCCCGAGCGCCAGCATTCGTACAGCTACGGCGTGGAGCAGCAGTTGGGCAAGGCCGGCCGCCTCATGCTGGAGTACTGGGAGAAGCAGAGCCGCAATGCGGGCGACAACGCCCAGTTCCTCAACACCGGCCTGCTGTTCCCGGTGGGCGCCGACCGGGGGATCTTCCGGGGCATGAACCTGCGTCTGGACCTGGTGCCCGTGAAGGGCTGGTCGGCCTACCTGAGCCTGGGCCGCACCCGGGCCATCTTCCAGGCGCCCCTGGTGGGCGGCCTCCAGCTGGAGGCCCCCGAGGCCGCGGCCGGCGAGCGCTTCCTCATCGACCACGACCAGAAGCTGAGCGTCCAGGCGGGGCTCACCTATGAGCACGAGGGGCTCACGGCGCAGGTGATCGGCCGCTACGACTCGGGCCTGGTGGCCAGCGATCCCGCCCAGGTCGACGGGAATCCCGACTACGCCTTCGGCGCGGGGTATGTCCAGAAGGATTCCGAGGGTACCTGGCGGATCAAACCGCGCACCACCTGGAACCTGAGCCTGGGGAAGGAGTGGGCCATCTCCGGGCGGCGGCGCCTGGCCCTGGGCCTGGACCTGCTGAACGCCACGGACGAGCGGGGCCTCTACAACTTCCTCAGCACCTTCGGCGGCACCCATGTCGTCCCTCCCCGCACCCTGGCGGCGCGGGTGAAGTGGAAGTTCTGA
- a CDS encoding transporter: MRQPSSSSPALALVLAAVFSNALGAQEPSRPTPIQDNSFLLEEAYNQETGVIQHIQTFSRLQRSGDWVYTFTEEWPWGGQRHQLSLTAPVQRLASSPDGGRRGMGDLALNYRYQALGDGSSVVAFSPRLSVLLPTGNHNQGRGNGNPGLQVNLPLSVVLSDRFVTHMNLGYTYTPHAKDLLGHQADIGTTNIGQSFVWLARQDVNLLLEFAYTSGEVVAGPGVRQPTQSAFISPGIRWAHTFPSGLQIVPGVAVPIGVGASRGEKAIFLYLSFEHPFTKGK; this comes from the coding sequence ATGCGACAGCCATCCTCCTCTTCCCCCGCCCTCGCCCTGGTGCTCGCCGCCGTTTTCAGCAACGCCCTTGGCGCCCAGGAACCCTCCCGCCCTACCCCCATCCAGGACAATTCCTTCCTCCTGGAAGAGGCCTACAACCAGGAAACGGGCGTCATCCAGCACATCCAGACCTTCTCCCGGCTCCAGCGCAGCGGAGATTGGGTCTACACCTTCACGGAGGAGTGGCCCTGGGGCGGCCAGCGCCATCAGCTGAGCCTCACGGCGCCGGTGCAGCGGCTGGCTTCGTCGCCCGACGGCGGCCGCCGCGGCATGGGCGACCTCGCCCTGAACTACCGCTATCAGGCGCTGGGCGATGGTTCGTCAGTCGTGGCCTTCTCGCCGCGTCTGTCCGTCCTGCTGCCCACGGGCAACCACAACCAGGGGCGCGGCAACGGGAATCCTGGCCTTCAGGTCAATCTGCCCCTCAGCGTGGTGCTCAGCGACCGGTTCGTGACCCACATGAACCTGGGCTACACCTACACGCCCCACGCCAAGGACCTGCTTGGCCACCAGGCCGACATCGGCACCACGAACATCGGCCAGAGCTTCGTCTGGCTGGCCCGGCAGGATGTCAACCTGCTCCTGGAGTTCGCCTACACCAGCGGCGAGGTGGTGGCGGGCCCAGGGGTGCGGCAGCCCACCCAGAGCGCCTTCATCTCCCCCGGCATCCGCTGGGCCCACACCTTCCCCAGCGGCCTCCAGATCGTGCCCGGCGTTGCGGTGCCCATCGGCGTGGGCGCCAGCCGCGGCGAGAAGGCCATCTTCCTCTACCTGAGCTTCGAACACCCCTTCACCAAGGGGAAGTAG
- a CDS encoding efflux RND transporter permease subunit, with product MSKNPHALLTRWFAWLLPKQGLVYGATLLLACTGILTFFNLKRDLIPDLSLPSLQLLIQSPGRAAAELELTVAQPVEQAVGGLPGVRRVVSTVQAGLVQVVIAFEGDTDPWRSRQLVGERISSLMGGFPPGTLPPLVTSAAGRLQEIQELVLTGPGVGPMALRDHAVKGIVPRLQAVPGVARVEALGGEAKQIQVLLRPDRMRLQGVPLSKAMEALEGSDQDGGAGILELQDKGWFVTLGSAAPSPDELRRLPIQTQRGTVYLGEVADIQVGAAFRRGLSTYRGVEAVSLRVVKQPTAEALSTAQSVREALPELRKGLPEGMKLEMFYDQGEFVRHALSGVTLALMLGGGFVGLVLVVLLGNFRGALVVIILLPLATLGAALPLMWMGLGLNALTLGGLAISVGLLVDAGVIMVENLTHRLHQAHAGNPASRRATLVVAASEVGIPILIAVLVILAVFIPLLAIGGVAGKLYAPLAVAVGSAMTLSLILSFTLVPTLVERFLPPGTVLEEPRFVTRLKEVYRPALTWALSHGAKLLAVAGTLTAASIVLALGLGSNFLPSLDEGAFILTPNFPAETSLEAVDQGNQMLGRRIRQVPGVKDYYRRTGRGDVTEDPMPHYSSDILVLLQPGADPKKVEAALGALAEDMPYPVELTTPMNMKISEGLGGTPADLQVKLFNPDMAALEAAVPNLRKKLAELPGVKSVAPDTGGPLPKWQVKIDDRDLRHLGVPRPLLLQTLQAALQGLEAAPRYDGPQRIGRVVKFQISGDITPERLQRLPLVLEDGRVLELGQVVTFEESTTPSMIRRESSQRRLALNLRTEGDLGGAAKRVDALLASHPLPKGTVVKLGGRIEEARETQRRLLIAVVVALGIVVGLLYVALGRWWEVTVVLATLPNAFAGGLFSLWLAGETWNVSSIVGMIGLFGVAVQNSLVLITQTKDLYASGLSLRQSVLEASLGRVRPKLMTAGAAILGLLPMLLGFGGSELERPLAIVMVGGLVTSTLFTLLVLPGFYEWMGKRRGLEVAQN from the coding sequence ATGAGTAAGAATCCCCACGCCCTGCTCACCCGCTGGTTCGCCTGGCTGCTGCCCAAGCAGGGCCTGGTCTACGGGGCCACGCTGCTGCTGGCCTGCACGGGCATCCTCACCTTCTTCAACCTCAAGCGCGACCTCATCCCCGACCTCTCCCTGCCCTCGCTCCAGCTGCTCATCCAGAGCCCTGGGCGCGCCGCGGCGGAGCTGGAGCTCACCGTGGCCCAGCCTGTGGAACAGGCCGTGGGCGGTCTGCCCGGCGTGCGGCGGGTGGTCAGCACCGTGCAGGCGGGCCTGGTGCAGGTGGTCATCGCCTTCGAGGGCGATACGGATCCCTGGCGATCCCGCCAGCTGGTGGGCGAGCGCATCTCCTCGCTCATGGGCGGATTCCCGCCCGGCACCCTGCCCCCGCTGGTGACCAGTGCCGCCGGCCGCCTGCAGGAGATCCAGGAGCTGGTGCTCACGGGCCCCGGCGTGGGCCCCATGGCGCTGCGCGACCACGCCGTGAAGGGGATCGTCCCGCGACTCCAGGCCGTTCCGGGGGTCGCCCGGGTGGAAGCCCTGGGCGGCGAGGCGAAGCAGATCCAGGTGCTGCTGCGGCCCGACCGCATGCGGCTGCAAGGCGTGCCGCTGAGCAAGGCCATGGAGGCCCTCGAGGGCAGCGACCAGGATGGCGGTGCCGGCATCCTCGAGCTGCAGGACAAGGGCTGGTTCGTCACCCTGGGCAGCGCCGCGCCCAGCCCCGACGAACTCCGGAGGCTGCCCATCCAGACCCAGCGCGGCACCGTGTACCTGGGTGAAGTGGCCGATATCCAGGTGGGCGCCGCCTTTCGCCGGGGGCTCTCCACCTACCGCGGCGTCGAGGCCGTCTCTCTGCGCGTGGTCAAGCAGCCCACGGCGGAGGCCCTGAGCACGGCGCAATCCGTGCGCGAGGCCCTGCCGGAGTTGCGCAAGGGCCTGCCCGAGGGGATGAAGCTGGAGATGTTCTATGACCAGGGCGAGTTCGTGCGTCATGCCCTCAGCGGCGTCACCCTGGCGCTGATGCTGGGCGGCGGTTTCGTGGGCCTGGTGCTCGTGGTGCTGCTGGGCAACTTCCGGGGCGCCCTGGTGGTGATCATCCTCCTGCCCCTTGCAACCCTCGGTGCGGCCCTGCCCCTCATGTGGATGGGCCTCGGCCTGAACGCCCTCACCCTCGGCGGGCTCGCCATCTCCGTGGGCCTGCTGGTGGATGCGGGGGTCATCATGGTCGAGAACCTCACCCACCGGCTGCACCAGGCTCATGCCGGCAATCCCGCCAGCCGCCGGGCCACACTGGTGGTGGCGGCCTCGGAGGTGGGCATCCCCATCCTCATCGCCGTGCTGGTGATCCTCGCGGTGTTCATCCCGCTGCTGGCCATCGGCGGCGTGGCCGGAAAGCTCTACGCCCCGCTCGCCGTGGCCGTGGGCTCCGCCATGACCCTCAGCCTCATCCTCAGCTTCACGCTGGTGCCCACGCTGGTGGAGCGTTTTCTGCCGCCAGGTACCGTGCTGGAGGAACCGCGCTTCGTCACGCGGCTGAAAGAGGTCTACCGGCCGGCGCTGACCTGGGCCCTGAGCCACGGCGCCAAGCTGCTGGCCGTGGCGGGCACCTTGACCGCCGCGAGCATCGTGCTGGCCCTGGGCCTCGGCAGCAACTTCCTGCCGAGCCTCGATGAAGGCGCCTTCATCCTCACGCCGAACTTCCCGGCGGAAACCAGCCTGGAGGCCGTGGACCAGGGCAACCAGATGCTGGGCCGGCGCATCCGCCAGGTGCCCGGCGTGAAGGACTACTACCGGCGCACGGGCCGGGGCGATGTCACCGAGGACCCCATGCCGCACTACTCCAGCGACATCCTGGTGCTGCTCCAGCCCGGGGCGGATCCGAAGAAGGTCGAGGCCGCCCTCGGCGCCCTGGCCGAGGACATGCCTTATCCCGTGGAACTCACCACGCCCATGAACATGAAGATCTCCGAAGGCCTCGGCGGCACCCCCGCCGACCTGCAGGTGAAGCTCTTCAACCCGGACATGGCGGCCCTGGAGGCCGCGGTGCCGAACCTGCGCAAGAAACTGGCGGAACTGCCCGGGGTGAAATCCGTGGCCCCTGATACCGGCGGCCCCCTGCCCAAGTGGCAGGTGAAGATCGATGACCGCGACCTGCGCCACCTCGGCGTGCCGCGCCCCCTGCTGCTCCAGACCCTGCAGGCCGCCCTCCAGGGCCTGGAAGCCGCACCCCGCTACGACGGCCCCCAGCGCATCGGCCGCGTGGTGAAGTTCCAGATCTCGGGCGACATCACCCCCGAGCGGCTGCAGCGGCTGCCCCTGGTCCTGGAGGATGGCCGGGTGCTGGAACTGGGCCAGGTGGTGACCTTCGAGGAGTCCACCACGCCGAGCATGATCCGCCGCGAATCCAGCCAGCGGCGCCTCGCCCTGAACCTGCGCACCGAGGGCGACCTGGGCGGCGCGGCCAAGCGCGTGGACGCCCTGCTGGCTTCCCATCCGCTGCCCAAGGGCACGGTGGTGAAGCTGGGCGGGCGCATCGAGGAGGCCCGGGAAACCCAGCGCCGGCTGCTCATCGCCGTCGTCGTGGCGCTGGGCATCGTGGTGGGCCTCCTGTATGTGGCCCTTGGTCGCTGGTGGGAGGTGACCGTCGTGCTGGCCACCCTGCCCAACGCCTTTGCCGGGGGGCTCTTCAGCCTCTGGCTGGCCGGAGAGACCTGGAATGTCAGCTCCATCGTCGGCATGATCGGCCTCTTTGGCGTGGCGGTGCAGAACAGCCTGGTGCTCATCACCCAGACCAAGGATCTGTACGCTTCGGGGCTCTCCCTGCGCCAGTCGGTGCTGGAGGCCAGCCTGGGCCGCGTGCGGCCCAAGCTCATGACCGCCGGGGCGGCCATCCTCGGCCTGCTGCCCATGCTGCTGGGCTTCGGGGGCAGCGAGCTGGAGCGGCCGCTCGCCATCGTGATGGTGGGGGGCCTCGTGACCTCCACCCTGTTCACGCTGCTGGTCCTTCCCGGCTTCTACGAGTGGATGGGCAAGCGCCGGGGACTGGAGGTCGCGCAGAACTAA
- a CDS encoding HlyD family efflux transporter periplasmic adaptor subunit has product MTAIRPTARLLPVLLTAGALLGLQACKSKLPAEGASPQSRAPEADAVPLKSIQEGLRAVEIPAPSVLQAWFPAEAAGDESARAILTAPVSGIVASAPAAPGRPVAKGAPLVTLRSPELAELKSKWLIAQARLRRAQAELAREQRLAAAQAGARRDLDNAEAEHAGASAEAESARIALQARGVTPERADGTFVLRAPSAGTVSTWKAQLGQGVSANEELGTFQAASASLAVVELSSPAPGTWKLGSRAVIRDDQRTWQGEVVGLPSSMGDMTHRLTYRLRLSGAPLPLPGTPLEIQVPLGQGVLLPSSALQQVEGAWGVFIQEGELARFRPVKRGPDAGRETLVLETLPTGAKVFTEGAYLLKSKLMRTKSGGGDE; this is encoded by the coding sequence ATGACCGCCATCCGCCCGACCGCCCGCCTCTTGCCCGTCCTGCTCACCGCGGGCGCCCTCCTGGGCCTCCAGGCCTGCAAGTCCAAGCTGCCCGCCGAGGGGGCCTCGCCCCAGTCCCGGGCGCCGGAGGCCGATGCCGTGCCCCTGAAAAGCATTCAGGAAGGACTGCGCGCAGTGGAGATCCCCGCCCCGTCCGTGCTGCAGGCATGGTTTCCCGCTGAAGCCGCCGGAGACGAGTCCGCCCGGGCCATCCTCACCGCCCCGGTGAGCGGCATCGTGGCCTCGGCTCCTGCTGCGCCGGGGCGTCCCGTGGCCAAGGGCGCGCCCCTAGTGACCCTGCGCAGTCCCGAGCTGGCCGAGCTGAAATCGAAGTGGCTCATCGCCCAGGCCCGGCTGCGCCGAGCCCAGGCGGAGCTGGCCCGGGAGCAGCGCCTCGCCGCCGCCCAGGCCGGCGCCCGGCGCGACCTGGACAACGCCGAAGCCGAACACGCCGGCGCCAGCGCCGAGGCGGAATCCGCCCGCATCGCCCTCCAGGCCCGGGGCGTCACCCCCGAACGCGCGGATGGCACTTTCGTCCTGCGCGCTCCCAGCGCCGGCACGGTATCGACCTGGAAAGCCCAACTGGGCCAGGGGGTGTCCGCCAACGAAGAGCTCGGCACCTTCCAGGCGGCTTCGGCCTCGCTGGCGGTGGTGGAGCTGTCGTCCCCGGCCCCCGGAACCTGGAAACTGGGCAGCCGCGCGGTCATCCGCGATGACCAGCGGACCTGGCAGGGCGAAGTGGTGGGGCTGCCTTCCAGCATGGGCGACATGACCCACCGCCTGACCTACCGCCTGCGCCTCTCCGGCGCTCCCCTGCCGCTGCCCGGAACGCCCCTGGAGATCCAGGTGCCGCTGGGCCAGGGCGTGCTGCTCCCGTCGTCGGCCCTCCAGCAGGTGGAGGGCGCCTGGGGCGTATTCATCCAGGAAGGTGAGCTGGCCCGGTTCCGCCCGGTGAAGCGCGGGCCCGATGCGGGCCGCGAGACCCTCGTGCTCGAAACCCTGCCCACCGGCGCCAAGGTCTTCACCGAGGGGGCCTATCTGCTCAAGTCCAAGCTGATGCGCACCAAGTCCGGAGGCGGTGATGAGTAA
- a CDS encoding S46 family peptidase has protein sequence MNPRSLALTLLALTLAGSSLRAEEGMWTFDNLPSKKISEKYGWAPDQAWLDHVRLSSLRFPGGSGSFVSKDGLVLTNHHVGRGWIQRVSSKEADYVKNGFAAASREQEIKVPGLELMTLMAMDNITDRLAKTVKAGTPEKQALKLRETEIEKIKKEMQEKSGLTCEHVTLYQGGEHWIYSYKKHTDVRLVFAPEQQIAFFGGDPDNFTFPRHNLDFSLFRVYENGKPYAPSHFLKWTGTGLKAGDLTFVTGHPGRTNRQDTLAQMLYSRDFAIPMRLKAMERRKAAMVEYAKTSPEAARQVNTQIFGIENSIKATTGYWSGLKDKEAMARIEAAEKDLRAKVAKDPKLTAAAGQSWAKIEQATQVAKGLAKETLNVGTANSTLLAQALTLVRIADEEALPSEKRLPEYSDANLKTAKARLGIPAPFYKEQEIFMFTKGLEDAARELGAQHPYVKAMLGGKAAAEVAKAAVEGSKLSDPEARKALLAGGKKAIAESQDPMIALAKKLDPMTRSLRKKAEEQVQSVITEHGTRLAKARFAAYGKNTYPDATFTLRLSYGAVAEYKGNGTLIQPFTTFGGLFDRYDGWGGNAAKAHEGAWTLPQRWVDKRGELNPSLPFNFAHKVDIIGGNSGSPVIDKKGELVGLIFDGNIESLPGNYFYDEAVNRGVSVDARAIVHALDKVYGATGLVAELTGK, from the coding sequence ATGAACCCGCGTTCCCTGGCCCTCACCCTCCTGGCCCTCACCTTGGCCGGTTCTTCCCTCCGGGCCGAAGAAGGCATGTGGACCTTCGACAACCTGCCGAGCAAGAAGATTTCGGAGAAGTACGGCTGGGCCCCGGACCAGGCCTGGCTCGACCATGTGCGCCTCTCGTCGCTGCGCTTCCCCGGCGGTTCAGGCTCCTTTGTGAGCAAGGACGGCCTGGTGCTCACCAACCACCATGTGGGCCGCGGCTGGATCCAGCGCGTGAGCAGCAAGGAGGCCGACTATGTGAAGAACGGCTTCGCGGCCGCCTCCCGCGAGCAGGAAATCAAGGTGCCGGGCCTCGAGCTGATGACGCTCATGGCCATGGACAACATCACGGACCGCCTGGCCAAGACGGTGAAGGCGGGCACGCCTGAGAAGCAGGCCCTGAAGCTCCGCGAGACCGAGATCGAGAAGATCAAGAAGGAGATGCAGGAGAAGAGCGGCCTCACCTGCGAGCATGTGACGCTCTACCAGGGCGGCGAGCACTGGATCTACAGCTACAAGAAGCACACCGATGTCCGCCTGGTCTTCGCGCCCGAGCAGCAGATCGCCTTCTTCGGCGGCGACCCCGACAACTTCACCTTCCCCCGCCACAACCTCGACTTCTCCCTCTTCCGCGTCTACGAGAACGGCAAGCCCTATGCGCCCTCCCACTTCCTGAAGTGGACCGGGACGGGCCTCAAGGCGGGCGACCTCACCTTCGTGACGGGCCACCCGGGCCGCACGAACCGCCAGGACACCCTGGCCCAGATGCTCTACTCCCGCGACTTCGCCATCCCCATGCGCCTCAAGGCCATGGAGCGCCGCAAGGCCGCCATGGTGGAATACGCCAAGACCTCGCCTGAAGCCGCCCGGCAGGTCAACACCCAGATCTTCGGCATCGAGAACAGCATCAAGGCCACCACGGGCTACTGGTCCGGCCTGAAGGACAAGGAGGCCATGGCCCGCATCGAGGCCGCCGAGAAGGATCTGCGCGCCAAGGTGGCCAAGGATCCCAAGCTCACCGCCGCCGCGGGCCAGAGCTGGGCCAAGATCGAGCAGGCCACCCAGGTCGCCAAGGGACTGGCCAAGGAGACCCTGAATGTCGGCACGGCGAATTCCACCCTGCTGGCCCAGGCCCTGACCCTGGTGCGCATCGCCGACGAGGAGGCCCTGCCCAGCGAGAAGCGCCTGCCCGAGTACAGCGACGCCAACCTGAAGACCGCCAAGGCCCGCCTCGGCATTCCCGCGCCCTTCTACAAGGAGCAGGAGATCTTCATGTTCACCAAGGGGCTGGAGGATGCCGCCAGGGAACTGGGCGCGCAGCACCCCTATGTGAAGGCCATGCTGGGCGGCAAGGCCGCCGCCGAGGTGGCCAAGGCGGCGGTGGAGGGCTCCAAGCTCAGTGATCCCGAGGCCCGCAAGGCCCTGCTGGCCGGCGGCAAGAAGGCCATCGCCGAGAGCCAGGATCCGATGATCGCCCTGGCGAAGAAGCTGGATCCCATGACCCGGAGCCTGCGCAAGAAGGCGGAGGAGCAGGTGCAGAGCGTGATCACCGAGCACGGCACCCGTCTCGCCAAGGCCCGCTTCGCGGCCTACGGCAAGAACACCTACCCCGACGCGACCTTCACCCTGCGCCTCTCCTACGGCGCCGTGGCCGAGTACAAGGGCAACGGCACGCTGATCCAGCCCTTCACCACCTTCGGCGGCCTCTTCGACCGCTACGACGGGTGGGGCGGCAACGCGGCCAAGGCCCACGAAGGCGCCTGGACCCTGCCCCAGCGCTGGGTGGACAAGCGCGGCGAGCTGAATCCCTCGCTGCCCTTCAACTTCGCCCACAAGGTCGACATCATCGGCGGCAACTCCGGCTCCCCCGTGATCGACAAGAAGGGCGAGCTGGTGGGCCTCATCTTCGACGGCAACATCGAGAGCCTGCCCGGCAACTACTTCTACGACGAGGCCGTGAACCGCGGTGTCTCCGTGGATGCCCGCGCCATCGTCCATGCCCTGGACAAGGTCTACGGCGCCACGGGCCTCGTGGCCGAGCTCACCGGCAAGTAA